Proteins encoded within one genomic window of Brenneria nigrifluens DSM 30175 = ATCC 13028:
- a CDS encoding DUF554 domain-containing protein, with protein MIGPLINAAAIIIGGGLGIVLRRFIPQRLQDGLPPAFAMVSIAMGVTLVIKVQQLPAVALAIIIGVAAGELLRMEYGVQKAGTAVQRALSRIVPAPEHRLPQEVYAQNFTALIVLFCASGTGVVGALTEGLNGDYQLLIIKSALDIFTALIFSITLGLAVMSIAIPQLIVQSLLFFSAKLIMPFMTVVTAGDFSACGGIIMIAVGLRIAQIKTFAVVNFLPALFLVIPISLYWHRFFS; from the coding sequence ATGATCGGTCCTTTGATTAATGCAGCCGCCATTATTATCGGCGGCGGGCTTGGCATCGTGCTGCGGCGTTTTATCCCGCAGCGCTTGCAAGACGGGCTGCCGCCGGCATTCGCCATGGTGTCGATAGCAATGGGTGTTACGCTGGTTATTAAAGTGCAGCAGTTGCCCGCGGTGGCGCTGGCGATCATCATTGGCGTCGCGGCCGGCGAACTATTGCGTATGGAGTATGGGGTACAGAAAGCGGGGACGGCGGTGCAACGCGCGCTCAGCCGTATCGTTCCGGCGCCTGAGCACCGCCTGCCGCAGGAGGTTTACGCGCAGAATTTTACCGCGCTTATCGTGCTGTTCTGCGCCAGCGGCACCGGGGTGGTCGGGGCGCTGACCGAAGGGTTAAACGGCGACTACCAGTTGCTGATTATCAAATCCGCGCTGGATATTTTCACCGCGTTGATTTTTTCCATTACACTGGGCCTTGCGGTTATGTCGATCGCTATCCCCCAGCTTATTGTCCAGTCGCTGCTGTTCTTTTCCGCCAAGCTGATTATGCCGTTTATGACGGTGGTCACGGCAGGCGATTTCTCCGCCTGCGGCGGCATTATCATGATTGCGGTGGGGCTGCGGATTGCGCAGATTAAGACCTTCGCCGTGGTGAACTTTCTCCCCGCGCTATTTCTGGTTATCCCTATATCGCTGTATTGGCATCGGTTTTTTTCCTAA
- the cpoB gene encoding cell division protein CpoB produces the protein MIGNFRRHSLGLSLLVGVAVLWAATAQAAPISNAGSGSVEDRVTQLERISNAHSQLLTQLQQQLSDTQRDIDNLRGQIQESQYQLNQVVERQKQIYQQIDGLSSSPAATPTPSAPTADSGADNSAPAGSGDANSDYNEAVALVLEKKQYDQAISAFQAFVKKYPDSTYQPNAQYWLGQLNYNKGKKDDAAYYFANVVKNYPKSPKSAEALLKVGVIMQEKGQLDKAKAVYQQVVKAYPNTESAKQAQKRLSAS, from the coding sequence ATGATCGGTAACTTCAGACGTCACTCGTTGGGTCTGTCGTTACTGGTTGGCGTAGCGGTCCTGTGGGCCGCTACTGCCCAGGCAGCGCCAATCAGTAATGCCGGCTCTGGCTCGGTGGAAGATCGAGTCACTCAATTGGAGCGTATTTCCAACGCTCACAGTCAGCTATTAACCCAACTTCAGCAACAGCTTTCCGACACGCAACGCGATATCGATAATTTGCGCGGGCAGATTCAGGAAAGTCAGTACCAGCTGAATCAGGTGGTGGAGCGGCAAAAACAGATTTATCAGCAAATTGATGGCTTAAGCTCATCGCCGGCCGCGACGCCGACGCCGAGCGCGCCGACGGCGGATAGCGGCGCCGACAATAGCGCGCCGGCCGGTAGCGGTGATGCAAACAGCGATTACAATGAGGCTGTCGCCCTGGTGCTGGAGAAAAAACAGTACGATCAGGCCATCAGCGCATTTCAGGCTTTCGTCAAGAAATACCCGGATTCAACCTACCAGCCCAACGCCCAATACTGGCTCGGGCAGTTGAATTACAACAAGGGGAAGAAAGACGATGCCGCCTACTACTTTGCCAATGTGGTAAAAAACTACCCCAAATCTCCGAAAAGCGCGGAAGCGTTGTTGAAGGTCGGGGTGATCATGCAGGAAAAAGGGCAGCTTGACAAAGCCAAAGCCGTTTACCAGCAGGTGGTAAAAGCCTATCCCAATACTGAAAGCGCGAAGCAGGCGCAAAAGCGCTTATCAGCCTCTTGA